The proteins below come from a single Methyloprofundus sedimenti genomic window:
- a CDS encoding heavy metal translocating P-type ATPase, whose amino-acid sequence MSKTQEFSHFIIKHQLQRRIRIIVPSLFRDKERATILQIVLLKRAAIEEVSCVWQINSLTIYFDPEQLPKENLFKLLETVLANFSKKPHASISKFSAHHKHPDGPKQDVVFGIGGMSCASCALFLEMVLSRNLNNQHVSINYISETGNVSGYLTKEEIFKIVHDSGYQAYSIDTLAERKLLLKFSHNHLLSTKKRLLIITLLDVPVLLASLFFKTSKRMRLIQALFSFPVVFLGGGGEIFKKSWIQAKQGTLNMDTLVAIGAGSAYMVSIPALFNVRKHAYFEAATAIIGFVQVGRYLEELAKSKMVHDVEELVNMQPQNATLLEGRIESIISIDKIAIDNVLLIRPGERIPVDGIVLSGLSSVDESMVTGANAPCIKEKGHKLFDGSINGSGVLRMQATAIGKDTVLAGLVHMIDQTQSSKLQIQKTVDIISSHLTPAIMFLSVLTFGGWVIRGEAVAHAFANAISVLLISCPCALGLATPAATSVSSGQAAKRKIYIRNGNALEQMAVIDTIIFDKTGTLTEGHAKVVGYLNISDLQDDYLLQLAASVEFNSEHLLGKAVVEYVRSLDLPLFQATKFHSIPDQGVRAEVNGHGIMLGNESWLQQQKIDMSVVQDTAANWAKQGNNLIYLVVDNKLAALLSLTDQIRKGARQLMIDLHKQGIETLMLTGDTKASAQVVADLAGIESVTANASPARKIQFIRDLQTRGRVVAMVGDGINDAPALAAANVSLVVGNATGIAIETADYILVDSDISKVAEVLDLSKQTLTVVQQNLFWAFAYNAIAIPVAMTGKLSPMISSAAMALSSVSVIANSLRLNKK is encoded by the coding sequence ATGTCTAAAACACAAGAATTTAGCCATTTTATAATTAAGCATCAGTTGCAGCGACGCATTAGAATTATTGTGCCAAGTCTTTTTCGGGATAAGGAACGTGCGACTATTTTGCAGATTGTGTTGTTAAAAAGAGCAGCGATTGAAGAAGTAAGTTGTGTCTGGCAAATTAATTCCCTCACTATTTATTTTGATCCTGAACAACTACCTAAAGAAAACTTGTTCAAACTATTAGAGACTGTGCTGGCCAATTTTTCTAAAAAACCGCATGCCAGCATCAGTAAATTTTCCGCACACCATAAACACCCCGACGGCCCTAAACAGGATGTCGTGTTTGGTATAGGCGGCATGAGCTGTGCTTCCTGTGCCTTATTTCTGGAAATGGTACTCTCCAGAAACCTTAATAACCAGCATGTCAGCATCAATTATATTTCCGAAACAGGTAATGTCAGCGGTTATTTGACCAAGGAGGAAATATTTAAAATAGTTCATGATAGTGGCTATCAGGCATACTCAATCGATACTCTGGCAGAAAGAAAATTATTACTCAAATTCAGTCACAATCACTTACTCAGCACTAAAAAACGCTTGCTGATCATTACACTACTGGATGTGCCCGTTTTGCTTGCCAGTTTATTTTTTAAAACCAGTAAACGGATGCGATTGATACAGGCACTGTTCAGTTTTCCGGTGGTATTTTTAGGCGGTGGCGGGGAAATCTTTAAAAAATCCTGGATTCAGGCAAAACAGGGAACCTTGAATATGGATACGCTGGTTGCCATAGGGGCGGGTTCGGCTTATATGGTCAGTATTCCTGCATTATTCAATGTACGAAAACACGCTTATTTTGAAGCAGCTACTGCAATTATCGGATTTGTCCAGGTGGGTCGATATCTGGAGGAATTGGCTAAAAGTAAAATGGTTCATGATGTTGAAGAGCTGGTTAATATGCAGCCGCAAAATGCAACGCTATTAGAAGGTAGAATTGAAAGCATTATAAGCATAGATAAAATAGCGATAGATAATGTGCTTTTAATCCGCCCAGGCGAGAGAATTCCTGTTGATGGTATCGTGTTGAGCGGGCTTTCCAGTGTCGATGAGTCAATGGTTACAGGCGCTAATGCGCCCTGCATAAAAGAAAAAGGACACAAACTGTTTGATGGCAGTATTAATGGCAGTGGTGTATTGCGCATGCAAGCAACTGCAATTGGTAAAGATACTGTACTAGCAGGCCTTGTGCATATGATTGATCAAACCCAGAGTTCGAAATTACAAATTCAGAAAACGGTCGATATTATATCCTCGCATTTAACACCCGCGATTATGTTTTTATCTGTGCTCACATTTGGAGGCTGGGTGATCAGGGGCGAAGCTGTTGCACATGCCTTTGCCAATGCAATTTCTGTGTTGCTAATTTCTTGCCCCTGCGCTTTAGGTTTGGCGACTCCTGCAGCGACCAGTGTCAGTTCAGGACAGGCTGCGAAGCGCAAAATCTATATACGCAATGGCAATGCATTGGAACAAATGGCCGTAATAGATACCATTATTTTTGATAAAACCGGCACGCTAACAGAAGGTCATGCCAAAGTCGTTGGCTATTTGAATATTTCAGATTTGCAGGACGATTATCTGTTGCAGCTTGCTGCTTCTGTGGAATTTAATTCAGAACATTTGTTGGGCAAAGCCGTGGTTGAGTATGTAAGAAGTTTGGATCTGCCATTATTTCAAGCGACTAAATTTCATTCTATTCCAGATCAGGGGGTACGCGCGGAAGTCAATGGACATGGTATTATGCTGGGTAATGAAAGCTGGCTGCAACAACAGAAAATTGATATGTCGGTTGTCCAAGACACCGCCGCAAATTGGGCTAAACAGGGAAACAACCTGATTTATCTGGTTGTCGATAATAAACTTGCGGCATTGCTATCATTAACTGACCAAATAAGAAAAGGTGCCAGACAGTTGATGATTGATTTACATAAGCAAGGTATTGAAACGCTGATGCTTACAGGGGACACCAAAGCTTCGGCACAAGTTGTAGCGGATTTGGCTGGAATTGAATCAGTGACTGCCAATGCGAGCCCGGCCAGAAAAATTCAGTTTATTAGGGATCTACAGACACGGGGTAGAGTGGTGGCCATGGTCGGTGATGGCATTAATGATGCTCCCGCTCTTGCGGCAGCAAATGTTAGTCTGGTGGTTGGAAATGCTACCGGGATAGCGATTGAAACTGCTGATTATATTCTGGTTGATAGTGATATAAGTAAAGTGGCTGAAGTACTGGATCTCAGTAAGCAGACATTAACGGTGGTTCAGCAAAATCTGTTTTGGGCATTTGCTTACAATGCGATAGCAATACCCGTCGCCATGACCGGTAAATTAAGCCCGATGATTTCATCAGCGGCGATGGCCTTAAGTTCAGTGTCTGTTATTGCCAATTCACTGCGGTTGAATAAAAAATAA
- a CDS encoding FAD-dependent oxidoreductase has translation MSKKRILIVGGVAGGATCAARIRRLNEACEIIIFEMGSYVSFANCGLPYFIGDVIVEEDALLVATPALFENRFNIRVCTDTQVMSIDRENQRINVCDLKSGEQRNEHYDALVLSTGSQSVWPDIKGLDLPGVHVLRTIPDSRKIRAQLDNIERAVVMGAGYLGLELAENLTKRAVQVTVLQSSDQVMPSLDKEMAAYVAKHLRLHGLELKLSCQTSAITQNSDHSLQVSLSSGEQLNVDAVMISIGVKPRAELAIQAGLEVGSHGGIRVNEYLQTSDPNIWAVGDVVEVKNVITNEWQLFPLAGPANKQGRLAATDIVRKKLDTIQAVPYRGVLGTTVCGLFGLTVATTGVNEKTLKQCPGIEYEKVYLHPSNHVGYYPGAKPIHIKMLYDVRNGKILGAQALGESGVARRIDVLASFIQMGGTVFDLEEAELCYAPQFGATKDPVNLAGMIAANHLRGNHPLAKWEDLADTHTQVTDEQDDVDQMLAFIMDDPYSQAQIIDVRTVTEFAGKHIPQAINIPLDSLRDRLHELSQEREIWVVCGVGQRAYNATRILQQHGFRVRNLSGGMQTYASYEE, from the coding sequence ATGTCAAAAAAGAGAATATTAATTGTTGGTGGTGTTGCAGGAGGCGCTACTTGCGCTGCCAGGATACGCAGATTAAATGAAGCGTGTGAGATTATCATTTTTGAAATGGGCTCTTATGTCTCATTCGCTAATTGTGGTTTGCCTTATTTTATCGGTGATGTCATAGTCGAAGAAGACGCATTACTGGTTGCGACCCCCGCTTTATTTGAAAATCGATTTAATATTCGTGTTTGCACTGATACTCAGGTTATGTCGATAGACAGGGAAAACCAGCGCATTAACGTGTGTGACTTAAAATCCGGTGAACAGCGCAATGAGCATTATGATGCACTGGTATTATCCACAGGTTCTCAATCGGTATGGCCTGATATAAAAGGTCTGGATTTACCGGGGGTGCATGTCTTAAGAACCATTCCTGATAGTCGAAAAATTCGTGCGCAATTAGATAATATAGAGCGTGCAGTTGTTATGGGTGCCGGATATCTAGGACTGGAATTGGCTGAAAACCTGACAAAAAGAGCAGTACAGGTCACAGTATTACAATCTTCTGATCAGGTCATGCCCAGTCTGGATAAAGAAATGGCAGCCTATGTCGCTAAGCATTTGCGACTACATGGGCTAGAACTAAAATTAAGCTGTCAGACTTCGGCTATCACACAGAATAGCGATCATTCATTACAGGTCTCACTAAGTTCTGGTGAACAATTAAATGTTGATGCAGTGATGATCTCTATTGGTGTCAAGCCTCGTGCTGAACTGGCCATACAGGCAGGCCTGGAGGTGGGTAGCCATGGAGGCATTCGCGTAAATGAATATCTGCAAACCAGCGATCCTAATATCTGGGCTGTTGGCGATGTGGTTGAAGTGAAGAATGTGATCACCAATGAATGGCAGTTGTTTCCTTTGGCAGGACCGGCCAATAAACAGGGAAGGCTGGCTGCTACAGATATTGTTAGAAAAAAGCTAGACACTATTCAAGCGGTACCTTACAGAGGAGTTCTAGGTACCACAGTCTGCGGTCTTTTTGGTTTAACCGTCGCTACGACAGGGGTTAATGAAAAAACACTGAAACAATGTCCCGGCATTGAGTATGAAAAAGTCTATTTACATCCCAGTAATCACGTTGGATATTATCCAGGTGCTAAACCGATTCATATTAAAATGCTTTATGACGTACGCAACGGCAAGATTCTTGGCGCACAAGCGCTGGGTGAATCAGGTGTGGCAAGGAGAATTGATGTGCTGGCATCTTTTATACAGATGGGCGGTACAGTTTTTGATCTGGAAGAAGCCGAGCTGTGCTACGCGCCGCAATTCGGCGCTACCAAAGATCCGGTAAATCTGGCAGGAATGATTGCTGCAAATCATTTACGTGGCAATCACCCGCTGGCTAAATGGGAAGATCTGGCAGATACGCATACTCAAGTTACTGACGAGCAGGATGATGTTGATCAAATGCTGGCATTTATTATGGATGATCCATATTCACAGGCTCAAATTATTGACGTGCGTACAGTTACCGAGTTTGCAGGGAAACATATTCCGCAAGCCATCAACATTCCACTGGATTCATTACGCGACCGTTTGCATGAATTATCACAGGAGCGTGAAATCTGGGTTGTCTGTGGTGTCGGACAACGAGCCTATAACGCAACACGCATTTTGCAACAGCATGGCTTTCGCGTACGTAATCTTTCCGGTGGCATGCAAACATATGCAAGCTACGAGGAATAG
- a CDS encoding ATP-binding cassette domain-containing protein, translating into MTAVTITDTIKAYAATPDPGDSSLMFPSLDCRIHSNSLTCLVGPHRFQLRAYLEMLAGISKPKQGEVKVFGHMISELDKAAWRNLRSQIGYLSGASPLLSVQHGLMNVMLPLLYHRHLSFRETADKARALMTELNCDFEPTTFPALLNSFQRSQLALARALILDPSLLILDVPFHDLGAKQREQMGSLLGKYKHHRAVCMIGGLQYAHFLEQHANQIIFISEHKIINFSSWQAFMQTEDQEVKDLMNVFQSTPWGLNEN; encoded by the coding sequence ATGACTGCTGTTACTATTACAGATACCATCAAGGCATATGCAGCTACTCCAGATCCGGGAGATAGTAGTTTGATGTTTCCTTCTTTAGACTGTCGGATACACTCTAATAGTCTGACCTGTCTGGTAGGGCCCCATCGCTTCCAGTTGAGAGCCTATTTGGAAATGTTAGCCGGCATCAGTAAACCAAAACAGGGCGAGGTAAAGGTTTTTGGACATATGATCTCAGAGCTTGATAAAGCAGCCTGGCGGAATCTCCGATCGCAAATAGGCTATCTTTCCGGAGCCTCCCCTTTGTTGTCAGTACAGCACGGATTGATGAATGTGATGTTACCGCTGCTTTATCATCGTCATCTTTCATTCCGCGAGACGGCTGATAAAGCGAGAGCTTTAATGACTGAATTAAACTGTGATTTTGAGCCGACAACGTTTCCGGCACTGTTAAACAGTTTTCAGCGATCACAGCTCGCCCTGGCGCGTGCCTTAATTCTTGATCCTTCCTTACTAATTCTGGATGTCCCATTTCATGACCTCGGAGCGAAGCAGCGAGAGCAAATGGGTAGTTTACTGGGAAAATATAAACACCATCGTGCCGTATGCATGATTGGTGGACTTCAATATGCTCACTTTCTGGAGCAGCATGCGAACCAGATTATTTTTATTTCCGAGCATAAAATAATAAATTTCAGTAGTTGGCAGGCATTTATGCAAACTGAAGACCAGGAAGTTAAGGACTTGATGAATGTTTTTCAGAGTACACCATGGGGCTTAAATGAAAACTGA
- a CDS encoding HlyD family efflux transporter periplasmic adaptor subunit gives MQKLIRPKAIIRQRRRRLIMVTAIILLASMAYFVRWWYLNRDWETTDDAFITGHLISLKAQTDGTVVEILAENTQYVQAGQVLVKLDGARAQIDLQQAQAELAETLRDIVTLKTRIDTLQQRMEARKAEFTKVQHDLRRFDLAVREGAVSEQQVQNARDQVRALEASIAAIKAEKSGIEAQILGQSVAHHPAVEKAKSKLRRAFLAYHRRNVVAPISGFVAKRKAQVGNLVEAGAQLMVIVPMYDVWVEANFLETKLAAIRPGQSAEIRVDAYGKAMLYHGRVIGINPGTGSSFALLPTNNANGNFIHITERVPIRIAIDAEELRQNPLLPGLSTLTRVNTSEPGEPMLNSEVNTAGTAYRTDVFSDELDGVEQMIAKIIVANTVAVR, from the coding sequence ATGCAAAAATTGATTCGACCAAAAGCCATTATCAGGCAACGCAGACGCCGATTAATTATGGTAACAGCCATCATACTACTGGCCAGCATGGCCTATTTCGTACGTTGGTGGTATCTCAATCGAGATTGGGAGACCACCGATGACGCATTTATCACCGGCCATCTGATTAGTTTGAAAGCGCAGACCGATGGTACTGTTGTTGAAATTCTGGCGGAAAATACCCAATATGTGCAAGCGGGCCAAGTACTGGTTAAGCTAGATGGTGCCCGGGCGCAGATAGATCTGCAACAGGCACAGGCCGAATTAGCTGAAACGCTGCGCGACATCGTCACCTTGAAAACTCGTATCGATACTCTGCAACAACGGATGGAAGCACGTAAAGCGGAATTTACCAAAGTCCAGCATGATCTGCGCCGGTTTGATCTGGCAGTGCGTGAAGGTGCGGTATCGGAACAACAGGTGCAGAATGCGCGGGACCAGGTGCGCGCTTTGGAAGCATCCATTGCTGCTATCAAGGCTGAGAAGTCTGGTATCGAAGCACAAATATTAGGTCAGAGCGTAGCGCATCATCCAGCAGTGGAAAAAGCCAAGAGCAAGTTACGCCGGGCTTTTCTGGCTTATCATCGGCGTAATGTGGTGGCACCGATATCGGGTTTTGTGGCCAAGCGTAAAGCCCAGGTTGGCAATCTGGTCGAGGCAGGAGCGCAGCTTATGGTCATTGTGCCGATGTACGATGTCTGGGTCGAGGCCAACTTTTTGGAAACCAAGTTGGCCGCCATCAGACCGGGACAGAGCGCCGAAATCAGGGTTGATGCATATGGTAAGGCTATGCTTTATCACGGACGGGTGATCGGGATAAATCCGGGTACCGGTAGCAGTTTCGCCTTATTGCCGACCAACAACGCAAACGGCAATTTTATCCATATTACCGAGCGGGTTCCCATACGTATCGCAATTGATGCCGAAGAGCTCCGGCAAAATCCACTGCTGCCCGGTCTTTCGACTCTGACCCGGGTTAATACCAGCGAGCCTGGCGAGCCGATGCTGAATTCCGAAGTGAATACTGCTGGCACGGCCTATCGGACCGATGTGTTCAGTGATGAATTGGACGGTGTCGAACAAATGATCGCAAAAATTATCGTGGCGAATACGGTGGCAGTCAGATGA
- a CDS encoding MlaE family ABC transporter permease — MNFFGWVGQSCIASFLYIIDFTCFLTQTLAVWQPHRNVFNRAVYSNLLGQLIYTGIDAIAMISFLAVLVGIGATSQLIYIMQAITGAGDLTEILARLVVSELGPLITGVILVGRSCSAIAVDLGNTKVRGEIEPLEFLGIDVADYFVVPRIICMMISQVTLALYFSILMVLSGVFFSAFIYHFSAQESLLQLLNKMTVNVVMIFMLKNLIFGLVIGALACFHGLLVENSPTQVPQQMQKAVVRSLVFLFLADGYFLLVTL; from the coding sequence ATGAATTTTTTCGGTTGGGTTGGCCAAAGCTGTATTGCGTCGTTCCTTTACATCATTGACTTCACTTGTTTTCTGACGCAGACACTTGCCGTATGGCAGCCTCACCGTAATGTTTTTAACAGGGCGGTCTATTCCAATTTGCTCGGCCAGCTCATTTATACAGGAATTGATGCAATTGCGATGATTTCATTTCTGGCTGTGCTGGTTGGAATTGGAGCAACTTCTCAACTAATTTATATCATGCAGGCCATAACCGGTGCCGGTGATTTGACTGAAATTCTTGCCAGACTTGTGGTCAGTGAGCTTGGTCCGCTGATTACCGGAGTCATTCTCGTTGGCCGATCGTGTTCAGCTATTGCTGTTGATTTGGGAAATACCAAAGTCCGTGGCGAAATTGAACCACTGGAGTTTCTAGGTATTGATGTAGCTGATTATTTTGTTGTTCCCAGAATAATTTGTATGATGATTAGTCAAGTAACACTAGCCCTGTACTTTTCAATTTTGATGGTATTAAGTGGGGTATTTTTTAGTGCATTTATCTATCATTTTTCAGCACAGGAATCATTGTTGCAATTGCTAAATAAAATGACTGTCAATGTAGTCATGATTTTTATGCTTAAAAACCTTATTTTTGGTTTGGTAATTGGCGCTCTGGCTTGTTTTCATGGGCTTTTAGTAGAAAATTCTCCGACTCAGGTACCGCAACAGATGCAAAAGGCTGTGGTGAGAAGTCTGGTATTTTTATTCCTGGCAGATGGCTATTTTTTACTCGTCACCTTATGA
- a CDS encoding MlaD family protein — MKTDPARKTGPYMHKVTYNYRERIVGFFVISAFVLFSLLIIISGRNQHFFEKQVTYYMDVTSTEGISQGSVVKALGNEVGTVTAMNLRENSKIRVTIEVYAGSQAFIRTGAKVIVNRLTNISEALIEIKSDSINAPVLAEGSVIPVDETPSLNDLLLGVAHIIQAADRHDLLNKLETLLPKLEVTIENAHKIIAQIATGHGVLGAAVFDKQVEKELKVVVTSGAEILQEAKGTVGLAKQRLIQMEPLLNDAQYISQDIRIASQNIPAMVKNLNEIIEKTNTAITLINSELEHIPGTIIDTRRTLSKTDHLIDSVQSTWPLSNDIDKNKLNLLIPVHPLP; from the coding sequence ATGAAAACTGATCCAGCAAGAAAAACCGGACCTTATATGCATAAGGTTACTTACAATTACCGTGAGCGGATTGTAGGCTTTTTTGTTATTTCTGCTTTTGTATTGTTCTCGCTACTTATCATCATCAGTGGTAGAAACCAGCATTTTTTTGAAAAACAAGTGACTTATTATATGGATGTTACCAGTACCGAAGGAATTAGCCAGGGGAGTGTTGTCAAGGCATTAGGAAATGAAGTAGGAACAGTAACAGCCATGAATCTCAGAGAAAACAGTAAAATTCGGGTTACGATTGAAGTTTATGCAGGAAGCCAGGCTTTTATTAGAACCGGAGCAAAGGTAATAGTTAACAGGTTAACCAATATTAGCGAAGCATTAATTGAAATAAAGTCTGATTCGATAAATGCACCCGTGTTAGCGGAAGGAAGTGTTATACCCGTAGATGAGACCCCATCATTAAATGATTTGTTACTGGGTGTTGCACATATTATTCAGGCAGCAGACAGGCATGACCTATTAAACAAGCTAGAAACTCTATTACCAAAACTGGAAGTAACCATAGAAAATGCACATAAAATTATCGCACAAATAGCGACTGGGCATGGAGTTCTCGGGGCGGCCGTTTTCGACAAACAGGTGGAAAAAGAGTTAAAGGTTGTTGTTACCTCAGGTGCAGAAATTTTGCAGGAAGCTAAAGGCACTGTCGGTCTAGCTAAACAGAGACTGATTCAAATGGAACCTTTGTTAAATGATGCTCAATATATAAGCCAGGATATACGTATTGCCTCACAAAATATTCCAGCGATGGTTAAAAATCTGAACGAAATCATTGAAAAAACTAACACCGCTATAACGCTGATCAACAGCGAATTAGAACATATTCCGGGCACAATTATTGATACTAGAAGAACTTTAAGCAAAACTGATCACTTAATAGATAGCGTTCAAAGTACATGGCCCTTGTCGAATGATATTGATAAAAATAAACTTAATCTGCTGATTCCAGTACACCCTCTACCATGA